A region of Moorena producens PAL-8-15-08-1 DNA encodes the following proteins:
- a CDS encoding type II toxin-antitoxin system HicA family toxin → MGKYEKLLQKILTGTSDKNIKFSELCQLLKKLGFDERIRGDHYIFTKDNVEEIINIQPYWNQSQSLSS, encoded by the coding sequence ATGGGCAAATATGAAAAACTGCTGCAAAAAATTCTTACCGGGACATCCGACAAAAACATCAAGTTTTCCGAACTGTGTCAGCTACTCAAAAAATTGGGCTTTGACGAACGAATCAGAGGCGACCACTACATTTTTACTAAGGATAATGTAGAGGAAATCATTAATATTCAGCCCTATTGGAACCAAAGCCAAAGCTTATCAAGTTAG
- the ftsH4 gene encoding ATP-dependent zinc metalloprotease FtsH4, with amino-acid sequence MSIKDKPQPPRSRLIGNILLFLGGLFLVANLFLPGFFGPKIPRVPYSLFIDQVQDGKVARVYVGQDQIQYQLKADTEQQGQILITTPIYDLELPQRLEDKGVEFAAAPPPKRSWFAIVLSWVIPPLIFVGILQFFAGRFGGGGPQGALSISKSKAKVYVQDDATKVTFNDVAGVEEAKTELQEIVDFLKTPQRFTNIGARIPKGVLLVGPPGTGKTLMAKAVAGEAGVPFFSISGSEFVELFVGAGAARVRDLFEQAKKKAPCIIFIDELDAIGKSRASGGGFVGGNDEREQTLNQLLTEMDGFAAGDATVIVLAATNRPETLDPALLRPGRFDRQVLVDRPDLAGRLKILEIYANKVKLGEDVDLKAIATRTPGFAGADLANLVNEAALLAARNRKEKVTQADFAEAIERVVAGLEKKSRVLNDKEKTIVAYHEVGHALVGALMPGGSKVAKISIVPRGMAALGYTLQMPTEDRFLMDEKELQGQIATLLGGRAAEEIVFNSITTGASNDLQRATDLAEQMVTTYGMSKVLGPLAYQKGQQSSFLGDGMMNPRRNVSDETAKAIDDEVKEIVETGHQQALAILNENRELLETIAKEILDTEVIEGDKLQELLSKVKSAEKEPAVV; translated from the coding sequence ATGAGTATTAAAGACAAACCTCAACCCCCTCGCTCTCGCCTAATTGGCAATATTCTCTTGTTTTTAGGGGGTTTATTTCTTGTAGCTAACCTATTCTTGCCTGGGTTCTTCGGACCCAAAATCCCTCGGGTACCCTACAGCTTGTTCATTGACCAAGTCCAAGATGGAAAGGTAGCGCGGGTTTATGTTGGGCAAGACCAAATCCAATATCAGCTCAAAGCTGATACTGAACAGCAAGGACAAATTCTGATCACCACCCCAATCTATGACCTAGAGTTACCCCAACGGTTAGAAGATAAAGGAGTAGAATTTGCTGCTGCTCCTCCCCCTAAACGAAGCTGGTTTGCCATCGTGCTCAGCTGGGTGATACCTCCACTGATTTTTGTTGGCATTTTGCAGTTTTTTGCAGGGCGTTTTGGTGGTGGCGGACCCCAAGGTGCTTTGTCTATTAGCAAGAGCAAAGCCAAGGTTTATGTGCAAGATGATGCCACTAAAGTTACCTTTAATGATGTGGCTGGGGTAGAAGAAGCCAAGACTGAATTACAGGAAATTGTGGATTTTCTCAAAACGCCTCAACGGTTTACTAACATAGGAGCACGAATTCCAAAAGGAGTGCTATTAGTTGGACCTCCTGGAACGGGTAAAACCCTAATGGCTAAAGCAGTAGCTGGAGAAGCTGGTGTACCATTCTTTAGTATTTCTGGATCGGAGTTTGTAGAACTGTTTGTTGGTGCTGGTGCTGCCAGAGTCCGGGATTTATTTGAACAGGCCAAAAAGAAAGCTCCCTGTATTATTTTCATTGATGAGTTGGATGCTATTGGTAAGTCCCGTGCTAGTGGTGGTGGTTTTGTTGGTGGCAACGATGAGCGGGAACAAACCCTCAACCAGTTGCTAACGGAAATGGATGGATTTGCTGCTGGTGATGCCACCGTAATTGTCTTAGCAGCCACTAACCGCCCTGAAACCCTAGATCCAGCTCTGTTACGTCCAGGACGATTCGATCGGCAAGTGTTAGTAGACCGTCCAGACTTAGCCGGTCGCTTGAAAATTCTAGAAATCTATGCTAATAAGGTTAAGCTTGGGGAAGATGTGGATCTAAAAGCGATCGCAACTCGTACTCCTGGTTTTGCTGGTGCTGACCTCGCTAATCTTGTCAATGAAGCAGCCCTGTTAGCTGCCCGCAACCGCAAGGAAAAAGTAACCCAGGCGGACTTTGCTGAAGCGATTGAGCGAGTCGTGGCTGGTCTAGAGAAGAAAAGCCGGGTACTCAATGACAAAGAGAAAACCATCGTTGCTTACCATGAAGTCGGTCATGCTCTAGTTGGTGCTTTGATGCCTGGTGGTAGTAAAGTCGCTAAAATCTCGATTGTGCCACGGGGGATGGCAGCACTAGGCTACACCCTGCAAATGCCTACAGAAGACCGCTTCTTAATGGATGAAAAAGAACTCCAAGGTCAGATTGCCACCTTGCTTGGTGGACGGGCAGCGGAAGAGATTGTGTTTAATAGCATTACCACCGGCGCTTCCAATGACCTCCAACGAGCTACGGATTTAGCGGAGCAGATGGTAACTACCTATGGCATGAGTAAAGTGCTCGGACCCTTAGCTTACCAGAAAGGTCAGCAGTCAAGCTTTCTGGGAGATGGCATGATGAATCCCCGCCGCAATGTCAGTGATGAAACTGCTAAAGCAATTGATGATGAAGTTAAAGAGATTGTGGAAACAGGTCATCAACAAGCATTAGCGATTCTGAACGAGAATCGGGAGTTGCTCGAAACCATTGCTAAAGAAATATTGGACACCGAAGTAATTGAGGGTGACAAATTGCAAGAGCTTTTGAGTAAGGTTAAGTCTGCCGAGAAGGAGCCTGCTGTAGTTTAA
- a CDS encoding DUF2949 domain-containing protein, with protein MQSSVLTKLIRWLQEELQIPGASIALALRQGEPSPNFLPMILWQYGLITLDQLDQIFDWLEAV; from the coding sequence ATGCAGTCTTCAGTGCTAACTAAATTGATTCGCTGGTTACAGGAAGAGTTACAGATTCCTGGGGCTTCCATTGCCCTGGCCCTACGCCAGGGCGAACCAAGCCCAAACTTTTTACCCATGATTCTTTGGCAATACGGACTAATTACATTAGATCAATTAGATCAAATCTTTGATTGGTTGGAAGCCGTCTAA
- a CDS encoding photosystem II protein, Psb35-related, giving the protein MTIVISLLIVGWTAAALIGTQAYFRGEQTKPIHERNWRSDSFNKLAKSVTGQDTDYSDRTPAYAMDAFASNSLPNS; this is encoded by the coding sequence ATGACTATTGTAATTTCACTGTTAATTGTTGGTTGGACTGCTGCGGCGCTAATTGGTACTCAAGCTTACTTCCGTGGTGAGCAAACCAAGCCCATCCATGAGCGCAACTGGCGTAGTGACTCTTTCAACAAACTGGCTAAATCCGTCACTGGTCAAGACACTGACTATAGCGATCGCACTCCCGCCTATGCCATGGATGCTTTTGCTAGCAACTCTCTGCCCAATTCATAA
- a CDS encoding photosystem II protein, Psb35-related, giving the protein MTIVISLLIVGWTAAALIGTQAYFRGEQTKPIHERNWRSDSFNKLAKSVTGQDTDYSDRTPAYAMDAFASNSLPNS; this is encoded by the coding sequence ATGACTATTGTAATTTCACTGTTAATTGTTGGTTGGACTGCTGCGGCGCTAATTGGTACTCAAGCTTACTTCCGTGGTGAGCAAACCAAGCCCATCCATGAGCGCAACTGGCGTAGTGACTCTTTCAACAAACTGGCCAAATCCGTGACTGGTCAAGACACTGACTATAGCGATCGCACTCCCGCCTATGCCATGGATGCTTTTGCTAGCAACTCTCTACCCAATTCCTAA
- a CDS encoding photosystem II protein, Psb35-related, protein MMTIVISLLIVGWTAAALIGTQAYFRGEQTKPIHERNWRSESFNKLAKSVTGQDTDYSDRTPAYAMDAFASNSLPNS, encoded by the coding sequence ATGATGACTATTGTAATTTCACTGTTAATTGTTGGTTGGACTGCTGCGGCGCTAATTGGTACTCAAGCTTACTTCCGTGGTGAGCAAACCAAGCCCATCCATGAGCGCAACTGGCGTAGTGAGTCTTTCAACAAACTGGCTAAATCCGTCACTGGTCAAGACACTGACTATAGCGATCGCACTCCCGCCTATGCCATGGATGCTTTTGCTAGCAACTCTCTGCCCAATTCCTAA
- the psb34 gene encoding photosystem II assembly protein Psb34 codes for MTFSTNTITKSTMYTTVDETGVLNNYAPETEIYYADFPSVEQQRNYISQGAIASLLVSLLILTAFGIS; via the coding sequence ATGACTTTCAGCACTAACACCATTACCAAGTCCACTATGTACACCACTGTTGATGAAACTGGAGTGCTCAACAACTACGCTCCTGAAACCGAGATTTACTACGCAGACTTCCCTTCAGTAGAACAGCAGCGTAATTATATTTCCCAAGGTGCTATTGCTAGCTTGTTAGTCAGCTTGTTAATTTTGACCGCCTTCGGTATCAGCTAA
- the psb34 gene encoding photosystem II assembly protein Psb34 yields the protein MTFSTNTITKSTMYTTVDETGVLNNYAPETKIYYADFPTPEQQRNYISQGAIASFLVSLLILTAFGIS from the coding sequence ATGACTTTCAGCACTAACACCATTACCAAGTCCACTATGTACACCACCGTTGATGAAACTGGAGTCCTCAACAACTACGCTCCTGAAACCAAGATTTACTACGCAGATTTCCCAACACCCGAACAGCAACGTAATTATATTTCCCAAGGTGCTATTGCTAGCTTCTTAGTCAGCTTGTTAATTTTGACCGCCTTCGGTATCAGCTAA
- the psb34 gene encoding photosystem II assembly protein Psb34: MTFSTDTITKSTMYTTVDETGVLNNYAPETEIYYADFPSVEQQRNYISQGAIASLLVSLLILTAFGIS, encoded by the coding sequence CAGCACTGACACCATTACCAAGTCCACTATGTACACCACCGTTGATGAAACTGGAGTCCTCAACAACTACGCTCCTGAAACCGAGATTTACTACGCAGACTTCCCTTCAGTAGAACAGCAGCGTAATTATATTTCCCAAGGTGCTATAGCTAGCTTGTTAGTCAGCTTGTTAATTTTGACTGCCTTCGGTATCAGCTAA